One genomic segment of Gossypium arboreum isolate Shixiya-1 chromosome 3, ASM2569848v2, whole genome shotgun sequence includes these proteins:
- the LOC108466907 gene encoding sphinganine C4-monooxygenase 1-like codes for MGFAVSDELLGTVVPIVVYWIYSGMYMCLGSFENYRLHSKSDEEEKNLVSKLTVVKGVLFQQLLQAAVAILLFTATGGHAGASSQQPSSFIVLASQFVTAMLVMDTWQYFLHRYFHENKFLYRHLHSRHHRLVVPYAFGALYNHPLEGLLLDTVGGALSFMLSGMSPRTSIYFFSFATIKTVDDHCGLMLPGNPLHIFFRNNSAYHDVHHQLYGSKYNFSQPFFVMWDRILGTYMPYSLEKRAEGGFEARPTKEFKED; via the exons ATGGGTTTCGCTGTATCCGATGAATTGTTGGGAACTGTGGTTCCGATTGTTGTGTATTGGATTTATTCAGGAATGTATATGTGTTTGGGGTCGTTTGAGAATTATAGATTGCATTCTAAATCAGACGAGGAAGAGAAGAATTTGGTCTCCAAACTAACTGTCGTTAAAGGCGTTCTTTTCCAGCAACTTCTTCAGGCTGCTGTCGCGATCCTTTTGTTCACG GCCACAGGGGGTCATGCTGGGGCTTCTTCTCAGCAGCCATCTTCGTTTATTGTTCTGGCTAGCCAGTTCGTTACAGCAATGTTGGTTATGGACACTTGGCAATACTTTTTGCATAGATACTTCCACGAGAACAAGTTCTTATATCGGCACCTCCACTCTCGGCATCACCGTCTTGTTGTTCCCTACGCATTTGGAGCTTTGTACAATCATCCATTAGAGGGGCTTCTCCTTGACACAGTAGGTGGAGCCTTATCGTTTATGCTCTCTGGCATGTCTCCTCGGACCTCCATCTATTTCTTCTCTTTTGCCACCATCAAAACAGTGGACGACCATTGTGGGCTAATGCTTCCTGGAAACCCCCTTCATATTTTCTTTAGAAACAATTCTGCGTATCATGATGTCCACCATCAGCTTTATGGTAGCAAATACAACTTCTCCCAACCATTCTTCGTGATGTGGGATAGAATTCTGGGGACATATATGCCATATTCACTTGAGAAGAGAGCAGAAGGGGGCTTCGAAGCACGCCCAACTAAAGAGTTCAAAGAGGACTAA